Proteins from a single region of Osmerus eperlanus chromosome 26, fOsmEpe2.1, whole genome shotgun sequence:
- the ghrhrb gene encoding vasoactive intestinal polypeptide receptor 1 — translation MTMTLTKILSLSKRRMSVLLFYGLWLYLNAFKSAEAIHPDCASVAHHMQAREACMKTRKQESRNRSTTTGCRTEWDDIRCWYRAEVGQVVSVSCANVSQLFANNQGYIYRNCTKEGWTDLHPSYEEACEFAEDAETESETTYFSTFQQVYTAGYATSLITLISAIFVFTVFRKFHCTRNYIHINLFSSFILRASAVFVKDGVLFADENLDHCIMSTTSCKSAVSFFQFSILANYFWLLVEGMYLQTLLALTFVSQKKYFWWYTLIGWGLPAVILMVWVLTRNFYDNRGCWDDTDVAFIWWIIKGPITASLLVNFIIFINVIRILVQKLKSPGVGGNDASHFMRLAKSTLFLIPLFGMHYMVFAFLPENTGEEARIFIELGLGSFQGFVVALLYCFLNGEVQAELKKRLWKWQTQGYMSYSKRRRTLFTESSTVTQISVLEKSSPKEPPNTDTLVNNTVSSV, via the exons ATGACTATGACACTTACCAAAATTCTGTCATTATCTAAAAGACGGATGTCCGTGTTATTGTTCTACGGACTGTGGCTGTACCTGAACGCTTTTAAATCG GCCGAGGCGATCCATCCCGACTGCGCCTCGGTGGCCCATCACATGCAGGCTCGGGAAGCCTGCATGAAGACTCGCAAACAGGAGAGCCGCAACCGATCCACCACGACAG GCTGCCGGACGGAGTGGGACGATATTCGCTGCTGGTACCGTGCCGAGGTTGGCCAGGTCGTTAGCGTCTCCTGCGCTAACGTGTCCCAGCTCTTTGCCAACAACCAAG GTTACATCTACAGGAACTGTACGAAGGAGGGCTGGACAGACCTGCACCCGTCGTACGAGGAGGCCTGCGAGTTTGCCGAGGACGCGGAGACCGAGAGCGAG ACGACGTACTTCTCGACCTTCCAACAGGTGTACACGGCGGGCTACGCCACCtccctcatcaccctcatcagtGCCATCTTCGTGTTCACCGTGTTCAG GAAGTTCCACTGCACCAGGAATTACATCCACATCAACCTGTTCTCCTCCTTCATCCTGAGAGCCAGCGCGGTGTTCGTCAAAGATGGGGTGCTGTTCGCCGACGAGAACCTAGACCACTGTATCATGTCGACG ACTTCCTGCAAGTCGGCGGTGTCCTTCTTCCAGTTTAGCATCCTGGCTAACTACTTCTGGCTCCTGGTGGAGGGCATGTACCTCCAGACTCTGCTGGCCCTCACCTTCGTCTCCCAGAAGAAGTATTTCTGGTGGTACACTCTCATCGGCTGGG GTCTCCCAGCTGTTATACTGATGGTGTGGGTCCTGACGCGCAACTTTTACGATAACCGAGG ATGTTGGGATGACACGGATGTGGCCTTTATCTGGTGGATCATCAAAGGGCCCATCACTGCATCACTGCTG GTCAatttcatcatcttcatcaacgTGATTCGAATTTTGGTCCAAAAGCTCAAATCTCCCGGTGTTGGAGGGAACGACGCCAGTCATTTCAT GAGACTGGCCAAATCCACTCTGTTCTTGATCCCTCTGTTTGGGATGCATTACATGGTGTTTGCCTTCCTACCAGAGAACACGGGAGAGGAGGCCCGTATCTTCATAGAACTGGGCCTCGGCTCCTTTcag GGCTTCGTTGTGGCTCTGCTGTACTGTTTCCTTAACGGAGAA gtccAAGCAGAGCTGAAGAAGAGGCTATGGAAATGGCAGACTCAGGGCTACATGAGCTACAGTAAGCGGCGTCGCACCCTGTTCACCGAGAGCAGCACCGTCACCCAGATCTCCGTCCTGGAGAAGTCCAGCCCCAAGGAGCCGCCCAACACGGACACCCTGGTCAACAACACTGTGTCCTCGGTCTGA